A stretch of Schaalia odontolytica DNA encodes these proteins:
- a CDS encoding low molecular weight protein-tyrosine-phosphatase, whose product MTRPARVLMVCTGNICRSTMAHAVLEQAAARAGVDVVVDSAGVSDEEQGNPIDRRAARVLRDAGYIVPDHRARQIRAGELGEWDLVLAMTSRHLNVLERLAERVGVEHEGAPASAADLGQGPRVCLYRDLDPEGSGDVPDPWYGGHQDFLDTLEVIERVTPQILALVR is encoded by the coding sequence ATGACCCGCCCCGCCCGCGTCCTTATGGTGTGCACCGGTAACATCTGCCGCTCCACGATGGCCCACGCGGTCCTCGAACAGGCCGCCGCGCGCGCCGGCGTGGATGTCGTCGTCGATAGCGCCGGCGTCTCCGACGAAGAGCAGGGCAACCCGATCGACCGCCGCGCCGCTCGCGTGCTGCGCGACGCCGGGTACATCGTGCCCGATCATCGTGCGCGCCAGATCCGCGCCGGCGAGCTGGGGGAGTGGGACCTCGTGCTGGCCATGACCTCGCGCCACCTGAACGTCCTGGAGCGCCTCGCCGAGCGCGTCGGGGTTGAGCACGAGGGTGCGCCCGCGTCCGCCGCCGACCTGGGCCAGGGGCCGCGTGTGTGCCTGTACCGCGACCTCGACCCCGAGGGCAGCGGCGACGTGCCCGACCCCTGGTACGGCGGCCACCAGGACTTCCTGGACACCCTCGAGGTTATCGAGCGGGTCACCCCGCAGATCCTCGCCCTCGTGCGCTAG
- a CDS encoding SpaA isopeptide-forming pilin-related protein, whose protein sequence is MEHHPSGARSRRATHARAKSRPRGTVARALAALLVAGAALPGLVAPERADADATLEPPGGGTVPVTSSTGRLGATTINGSATDRTTNVPDNAYVGTVRGAGPFDAADPAQSSAPLQAGTAQPMLDAAVASGDYWTYIARGLPAANPVATGVISPQNTNALGYKPNNPGDVPIGKPFLLGTVRHNNFQVHSASRWVHSSIDVNIGGIEDSFPFDQEETEDDTDTTAALSDEGAYMLASRANGPNSCPANAPYAALNRDAGSGVWYCYRHVGKGRGNRDIYTNNPAAYPDAAGTPDQSPNSDDVLTISRTTSNKTVMIDGIPYRLVIAGFTPSGDGTCPDTPPEGVTPVSTFSSKENKTSYGCLYATFSQERYIRIAKTVTPESEAIGGKIPSFNFTTLGIGDFVSPTGEPLKTAENAGGFVDWSSFEDSPLTPTGYGKDGTVTSGYQAFIPGYSQFVIAETGPRIPGRRPLRFGEPGYFGPWKVSDDPNSARWELTDINCVNGIGEAVNVTRDPMTGGIDFSDVPPAKTAAAVPITCNFTIQQQAPKLRIDKTVESVEGASGDTITVTYRVTATNDGTIAGTTGRLVDTPAFAPGLTLRSAAIATSLDGLRGAREQNRAATYVLTQGTTVEPGKSATWFIRMKAARDKAAAGYSEAALECVPSNGRLTPKRGLYNSVAGPYDHDGAANNEACAPARPRTIRIEKAGTQPVGTANEDGTYPLEGAAFAIYDNEALTGTPVSTSDGESQFVTAPLETGKTYWLVETRAPAGHVLLPRAVPFHIEVGADASASTVITTDFGADEGFTSVRVIPAASGTGAAALPAIRVVDTQVGVLPNSGSAGIYPHLGLGAALLGLAGVCAWVRRRSA, encoded by the coding sequence GTGGAGCACCACCCCAGCGGCGCACGCTCCCGCCGCGCCACGCACGCGAGGGCCAAGTCCCGGCCTCGCGGCACCGTCGCGCGTGCCCTCGCCGCCCTCCTCGTCGCGGGCGCAGCCCTCCCCGGCCTCGTCGCCCCCGAACGCGCGGACGCCGACGCCACGCTGGAGCCCCCCGGCGGCGGCACCGTCCCCGTCACCTCGTCCACAGGCCGCCTCGGCGCGACCACCATCAACGGCTCGGCCACGGACCGCACGACCAACGTTCCCGACAATGCCTACGTCGGAACCGTGCGCGGCGCGGGCCCCTTTGATGCGGCCGACCCCGCCCAGTCCTCGGCCCCCCTCCAGGCCGGGACCGCCCAGCCAATGCTGGACGCCGCCGTCGCGTCGGGGGACTACTGGACCTACATCGCGCGCGGCCTGCCCGCCGCCAACCCCGTCGCCACCGGCGTCATCTCGCCGCAGAACACCAACGCCCTGGGCTACAAGCCCAACAACCCGGGCGACGTTCCCATCGGCAAGCCCTTCCTCCTGGGCACCGTGCGACACAACAACTTCCAGGTGCACTCGGCCAGCCGGTGGGTCCACTCGTCGATCGACGTCAACATCGGCGGCATCGAGGACTCCTTTCCCTTCGACCAGGAGGAGACCGAGGACGACACCGACACCACCGCCGCCCTGAGCGACGAGGGCGCCTACATGCTCGCCTCGCGCGCCAACGGACCGAACTCCTGCCCCGCGAACGCGCCCTACGCCGCCCTCAACCGCGACGCCGGATCGGGCGTCTGGTACTGCTACCGTCACGTCGGCAAGGGCCGAGGCAACCGCGACATCTACACGAACAACCCGGCTGCGTACCCCGACGCCGCGGGTACGCCCGACCAGAGCCCCAACTCCGACGACGTGCTGACGATCTCGCGGACCACCTCGAACAAGACCGTCATGATCGACGGAATCCCGTACCGCCTCGTCATCGCCGGCTTCACCCCCAGCGGCGACGGCACCTGCCCGGACACGCCGCCCGAGGGCGTCACCCCCGTATCCACCTTCAGCTCGAAGGAAAACAAGACCTCGTATGGGTGCCTGTACGCCACCTTCAGCCAGGAGCGCTACATCCGCATCGCCAAGACCGTGACCCCTGAATCCGAGGCGATCGGCGGCAAGATCCCCTCCTTCAACTTCACGACGCTGGGTATCGGTGATTTCGTCTCGCCCACGGGCGAGCCCCTCAAGACCGCCGAGAACGCTGGCGGCTTCGTCGACTGGTCCTCCTTCGAGGACAGTCCCCTGACCCCCACGGGCTACGGCAAGGACGGCACGGTGACGTCGGGGTACCAGGCCTTCATCCCCGGCTACTCCCAGTTCGTCATCGCCGAGACCGGTCCGCGCATCCCCGGGCGCCGCCCCCTGCGCTTCGGCGAACCCGGCTACTTTGGCCCCTGGAAGGTCTCCGACGACCCGAACTCCGCGCGCTGGGAGCTCACCGACATCAACTGCGTCAACGGCATCGGCGAGGCCGTCAACGTCACCCGCGACCCCATGACCGGCGGCATCGACTTCTCCGACGTGCCCCCGGCCAAGACCGCGGCCGCCGTGCCCATCACCTGCAACTTCACGATCCAGCAGCAGGCCCCCAAGCTGCGCATCGACAAGACCGTCGAAAGCGTCGAGGGCGCCTCGGGCGACACGATCACCGTCACCTACCGCGTGACCGCCACGAACGACGGCACGATCGCGGGCACGACCGGCCGCCTCGTCGACACCCCGGCCTTCGCGCCCGGCCTCACCCTGCGCTCCGCGGCGATCGCCACCTCTCTCGATGGGCTGCGCGGCGCCCGCGAACAGAACCGCGCCGCCACCTACGTCCTCACCCAGGGCACCACCGTCGAACCCGGAAAGTCAGCGACCTGGTTCATCCGCATGAAGGCCGCCCGCGACAAGGCGGCGGCCGGATACAGCGAGGCCGCCCTCGAGTGCGTCCCCTCGAACGGGCGCCTCACCCCCAAGCGCGGCCTCTACAACTCCGTCGCCGGCCCCTACGACCACGACGGCGCCGCCAACAACGAGGCCTGCGCGCCCGCCCGACCGCGCACCATCCGCATCGAAAAGGCCGGCACCCAGCCCGTCGGCACGGCCAACGAGGACGGCACCTACCCGCTCGAGGGCGCCGCCTTTGCGATCTACGACAACGAGGCCCTGACCGGTACCCCCGTCTCCACCTCCGACGGCGAATCGCAGTTCGTCACCGCGCCCCTTGAGACCGGCAAGACCTACTGGCTCGTCGAGACCCGCGCCCCCGCCGGGCACGTCCTCCTGCCCCGCGCCGTGCCCTTCCACATCGAGGTGGGCGCCGACGCCTCGGCCTCCACGGTGATCACCACCGACTTCGGCGCCGACGAGGGCTTTACCTCCGTGCGCGTCATCCCCGCCGCCTCGGGTACGGGCGCCGCCGCGCTGCCCGCCATCCGCGTCGTCGACACCCAGGTCGGCGTCCTGCCCAACTCCGGCTCCGCGGGCATCTACCCCCACCTCGGCCTCGGCGCCGCCCTCCTCGGCCTCGCCGGCGTGTGCGCGTGGGTGCGCCGCCGCTCCGCCTAA
- a CDS encoding SpaH/EbpB family LPXTG-anchored major pilin yields MSTTKTRRSLSLLAAFAVAAGALALPAATSATQAAPAFGLAATVTRAPSLVDLDATKTGSITIHKLVKDANNGTTAGNGLEDATATGDPLDGATFTVEKLTNVDLTTQAGWEKLAGFNGNVDTAKADGVDAAVTKTTAGGGLAKFDSLPLGAYVVTETVTPAGYVGSKPFIITVPMTHPTDLNKWVYDVHAYPKNSKAGIEKTVADENTPAIGSDISYTIKSDIPAAEALDFYDVVDQYDKRVELPEAGITLKIVDGKNGEVALAKGTDYKLIAADGTDGKTKFWTAEFTADGRAKLIANRKDDNTKVQMDLAGTVKDKVEADGLFKNKAILLPNAPSNGWKPNSGEVPPPDYPNSEVVSKFGKVKITKVSAKDTNAKLKGAEFEVYQCTPQTTPTANFESVDATLDKKLSPAGTETYTTDANGEVTIDGLRNNDWANNAAVANPGYYCLVETKAPEGFELQTRPIAFQILQSNSKADNEYTLNTTVKDVPKNGGFNLPLTGAAGVGVLIGAGALLVGGSGAIALANKRRKEQADA; encoded by the coding sequence ATGAGCACCACGAAGACCCGCCGCAGCCTGAGCCTGCTCGCAGCCTTCGCCGTCGCCGCCGGCGCGCTGGCCCTGCCCGCCGCCACCTCCGCGACCCAGGCTGCCCCCGCCTTCGGCCTTGCGGCGACCGTCACGCGCGCCCCGTCGCTGGTCGACCTCGACGCCACCAAGACCGGCTCCATCACCATCCACAAGCTGGTCAAGGACGCCAACAACGGCACCACCGCTGGCAACGGCCTCGAGGACGCCACCGCGACCGGCGACCCCCTCGACGGCGCGACCTTCACCGTCGAGAAGCTGACCAACGTCGACCTCACCACGCAGGCCGGCTGGGAGAAGCTCGCTGGCTTCAACGGCAACGTTGACACCGCGAAGGCTGACGGCGTTGACGCTGCCGTCACCAAGACCACCGCCGGTGGCGGTCTGGCTAAGTTTGACAGCCTCCCCCTCGGCGCCTACGTCGTGACCGAGACCGTGACCCCCGCCGGCTACGTCGGCTCCAAACCCTTCATCATCACGGTGCCCATGACGCACCCGACCGACCTCAACAAGTGGGTCTACGACGTCCACGCCTACCCGAAGAACTCCAAGGCCGGCATCGAGAAGACCGTCGCCGACGAGAACACCCCGGCCATCGGCTCGGACATCTCCTACACCATCAAGTCGGACATCCCCGCCGCTGAGGCCCTCGACTTCTACGACGTCGTCGACCAGTACGACAAGCGTGTGGAGCTGCCCGAGGCCGGCATCACGCTGAAGATCGTCGACGGCAAGAACGGCGAGGTCGCCCTGGCCAAGGGCACCGACTACAAGCTGATCGCCGCCGATGGCACCGATGGCAAGACCAAGTTCTGGACCGCCGAGTTCACCGCTGATGGCCGCGCCAAGCTGATCGCCAACCGCAAGGACGACAACACCAAGGTCCAGATGGACCTGGCCGGCACCGTCAAGGACAAGGTTGAGGCTGACGGCCTGTTCAAGAACAAGGCCATCCTGCTCCCCAACGCTCCCTCCAATGGCTGGAAGCCCAACTCGGGTGAGGTTCCCCCGCCGGATTACCCGAACTCCGAGGTTGTCTCCAAGTTCGGCAAGGTGAAGATCACCAAGGTCTCCGCTAAGGACACCAACGCCAAGCTGAAGGGCGCCGAGTTCGAGGTCTACCAGTGCACGCCTCAGACCACCCCGACCGCGAACTTCGAGTCCGTTGACGCGACCCTCGACAAGAAGCTGTCGCCCGCCGGCACCGAGACCTACACCACCGACGCCAACGGTGAGGTCACCATCGACGGCCTGCGCAACAACGACTGGGCGAACAACGCCGCCGTCGCCAACCCCGGCTACTACTGCCTCGTTGAGACCAAGGCTCCCGAGGGCTTCGAGCTCCAGACCCGCCCGATCGCCTTCCAGATCCTGCAGTCCAACTCCAAGGCTGACAACGAGTACACCCTCAACACCACGGTGAAGGACGTCCCGAAGAACGGTGGCTTCAACCTGCCGCTGACCGGTGCTGCCGGTGTTGGCGTCCTGATCGGCGCTGGCGCCCTCCTCGTGGGCGGCTCCGGTGCGATCGCGCTGGCCAACAAGCGCCGCAAGGAGCAGGCCGACGCCTGA
- a CDS encoding prealbumin-like fold domain-containing protein, which translates to MATSRARAGHARTKRAGVASRALAALAVVATATGTLVVSQVATPQAAQAAQEPAATGIEVGPVRANMGTGFVNASATDTTTSLPDNFIRYGIVKAMSDKPADRIRTGTAPMTTFLGGEYAKNNDAWTYIARGWPWKWDENPAKADDSQKWMQAHYEQWKNGGDGTIWVNGQSAIGFKPNDPGTVQPGQTFLLGAIRHNNLPIRGGANVKQFLHSSLNLTLPDLVGSTPENFPFVNQETSNTLATTIIYRKGGAYVKTAGEPGTGTCSSDFGLNGWPATQQIEGKWPRDWLLAGGKYGTPGYTPSGSFIGPAYEPDPVDASDRSKGYVNKPETQSGRMYCVKYVGEGNGEYDLYSQYYNKGAEQPASTLGTNHPEVLPREWPGAKGNVNENPYVWDNVKLTKTTSDQTFTKNGRTYRLQLWGFVPADNPRTLITPENIQSIPTAQCPATPAPDAKRTDTFITQELSVNYGCLYGVITEERSVRIAKAVEDPAGANPTIPAANFSVETGATWHDNTDRTPATTGTVTVSKPTASSAPAKASYISAADPAATLTPTAFGETQAKYDSVFIPFEVGNSDFTITEKDINTGGEDKWNLKDIKCVNGIGEDVAVTKTERGVSFKNVGGAKSDEAAPITCTFVNEYQAPKLRVEKSIEANGGANGATSFNVDYKIVATNDGSLAANTGKLTDKPDFAKGLEIQSAKIAETQAGLDSASNATATNGVYTLTDGVELAAGATKEYWIRFAVVRNTAAAGYNEADLACSTPRENIPVAGYGLFNEVLAENGKDWDGTDNNKACGPTVPHDFVVVKAGTQNTGKTFTDADNQYTGPNGVKLYPLAGAEFEIYKSNPNTDANAQVVKTLTQATATDGYYWSVSDLNIDTAYWLVETKAPAGHSLLPQPLEFKLTTVHAGGSGTNVELAADLKDQAKWATSAVQAFASDSSMPGDKGFLAAGTRKATIVVKDTEVGELPKAGSTGIYPYIGVAAALMSGAMVMTVVTTKRRKAIA; encoded by the coding sequence ATGGCAACGAGTCGAGCGCGCGCAGGCCACGCGCGGACCAAGCGAGCAGGAGTCGCGTCCCGCGCCCTGGCCGCCCTGGCCGTCGTGGCAACCGCCACCGGTACGCTGGTCGTCTCCCAGGTCGCCACCCCCCAGGCGGCTCAGGCCGCCCAGGAGCCTGCCGCCACCGGAATTGAAGTTGGCCCCGTTCGCGCCAACATGGGAACGGGCTTCGTCAACGCGTCTGCGACGGACACGACCACCAGCCTTCCCGACAACTTCATCCGCTACGGCATCGTCAAGGCCATGAGCGACAAGCCTGCTGACAGGATCAGGACGGGCACTGCCCCGATGACGACGTTCCTTGGCGGCGAGTACGCGAAGAATAATGATGCCTGGACCTACATCGCCCGCGGCTGGCCCTGGAAGTGGGATGAGAACCCTGCGAAGGCGGACGATAGTCAAAAGTGGATGCAGGCCCACTATGAACAGTGGAAGAATGGTGGCGACGGCACGATCTGGGTGAATGGCCAGTCCGCTATCGGCTTTAAGCCGAACGACCCGGGCACCGTCCAGCCGGGTCAGACCTTCCTGCTCGGCGCCATCCGTCATAACAACCTGCCGATCCGTGGCGGCGCAAATGTCAAGCAGTTCCTGCACTCGAGCCTGAATCTCACGCTCCCGGACCTGGTCGGCAGCACGCCTGAGAACTTCCCCTTCGTCAACCAGGAGACGTCCAACACCCTGGCGACGACGATCATCTACCGCAAGGGCGGCGCCTACGTGAAGACGGCCGGCGAGCCTGGCACGGGCACCTGCTCCTCCGACTTTGGGCTCAACGGTTGGCCCGCGACCCAGCAGATCGAGGGTAAGTGGCCCCGCGACTGGCTCCTTGCAGGTGGCAAGTACGGTACCCCCGGTTACACGCCCTCCGGTTCCTTCATTGGTCCCGCCTACGAGCCGGACCCGGTCGACGCGAGCGATCGCTCGAAGGGTTACGTCAACAAGCCCGAGACCCAGTCCGGACGTATGTACTGCGTCAAGTACGTGGGCGAGGGCAACGGCGAGTACGACCTCTACAGCCAGTACTACAACAAGGGTGCCGAGCAACCCGCCAGCACTCTGGGTACCAATCATCCCGAGGTTCTGCCGCGTGAGTGGCCGGGCGCCAAGGGTAACGTCAACGAGAACCCCTACGTGTGGGATAACGTGAAGCTGACGAAGACGACGTCGGACCAGACCTTCACGAAGAACGGTCGTACCTACCGCCTGCAGCTGTGGGGCTTCGTTCCCGCGGACAACCCCAGGACGCTGATCACCCCGGAGAATATTCAGAGTATTCCGACGGCTCAGTGCCCGGCGACCCCCGCTCCGGATGCCAAGCGCACCGACACCTTCATTACGCAGGAGCTCTCGGTCAACTACGGCTGCCTCTACGGCGTCATCACCGAGGAGCGCTCCGTGCGCATCGCGAAGGCCGTTGAGGATCCGGCGGGCGCCAACCCGACCATCCCCGCCGCCAACTTCTCGGTGGAGACCGGCGCGACCTGGCACGATAACACCGACCGTACCCCGGCGACCACCGGCACGGTGACCGTTTCGAAGCCCACGGCATCCTCCGCCCCCGCCAAGGCCTCGTACATCTCCGCAGCCGACCCGGCTGCGACGCTCACCCCCACCGCCTTCGGTGAGACCCAGGCGAAGTACGACTCGGTGTTCATCCCCTTCGAGGTCGGCAACTCCGACTTCACCATCACGGAGAAGGACATCAACACCGGCGGCGAGGACAAGTGGAACCTCAAGGACATCAAGTGCGTCAACGGCATCGGTGAAGACGTCGCCGTGACCAAGACCGAGCGCGGCGTTAGCTTCAAGAACGTCGGCGGTGCAAAGTCCGATGAGGCAGCCCCCATCACCTGTACGTTCGTCAACGAATACCAGGCTCCCAAGCTGCGCGTCGAGAAGTCCATCGAGGCGAACGGCGGCGCCAACGGCGCCACGAGCTTCAACGTGGACTACAAGATCGTCGCCACCAACGACGGCTCGCTGGCCGCCAACACCGGCAAGCTCACCGACAAGCCCGACTTCGCCAAGGGCCTGGAAATCCAGTCCGCGAAGATCGCCGAAACCCAGGCCGGCCTGGACTCCGCGTCCAACGCCACCGCCACGAACGGCGTCTACACGCTGACCGACGGCGTCGAGCTCGCTGCCGGGGCCACCAAGGAATACTGGATCCGCTTCGCGGTCGTCCGCAACACTGCGGCCGCCGGCTACAACGAGGCCGACCTGGCCTGCTCGACTCCGAGGGAGAATATCCCCGTTGCCGGCTACGGCCTCTTCAACGAGGTCCTGGCTGAGAACGGCAAGGACTGGGACGGCACGGACAACAACAAGGCCTGCGGCCCCACCGTCCCCCACGACTTCGTGGTGGTGAAGGCCGGCACGCAGAACACGGGTAAGACCTTCACCGACGCGGATAACCAGTACACGGGCCCCAATGGAGTCAAGCTGTACCCCCTCGCGGGCGCTGAGTTCGAGATCTACAAGTCCAACCCCAACACGGACGCCAACGCCCAGGTCGTCAAGACCCTGACCCAGGCGACCGCGACCGACGGCTACTACTGGTCCGTCAGCGACCTGAACATCGACACTGCCTACTGGCTGGTCGAGACCAAGGCCCCCGCCGGACACTCCCTGCTGCCCCAGCCCCTCGAGTTCAAGCTGACCACCGTCCACGCCGGCGGCTCCGGCACGAACGTTGAGCTCGCGGCCGACCTGAAGGACCAGGCCAAGTGGGCCACGAGCGCCGTCCAGGCGTTCGCGTCGGACAGTAGCATGCCCGGCGACAAGGGCTTCCTGGCCGCCGGAACCCGCAAGGCCACCATCGTTGTCAAGGACACCGAGGTTGGCGAGCTGCCCAAGGCTGGCAGCACCGGAATCTACCCCTACATCGGCGTCGCAGCGGCGCTCATGTCCGGGGCGATGGTGATGACCGTGGTCACCACCAAGAGGCGCAAGGCAATCGCCTGA
- the mtnN gene encoding 5'-methylthioadenosine/S-adenosylhomocysteine nucleosidase has protein sequence MNLSFPERIRVDAIIQAAMDMEAAPLLHELAPIGDDETPQAILAGSHKAQRFVLGILDGRTVLVVTSGIGLANAASATARALTLVEAPIVIAAGTTGGLARDINVGDIAAGTRAIYGQADATAFGYAMGQVPQMPVDYTTSEAAEERLPILRGLIEHPVRRGRIVSSDSFCTEANVGPMRERFPDAIGTDMETCAMAQVCWSSDVDWISLRAVSDLCGPTADQAFHMDGARAAAHSAQAVRAYLTLL, from the coding sequence ATGAACCTCAGCTTCCCCGAGCGCATCCGCGTTGACGCCATCATCCAAGCCGCCATGGACATGGAGGCCGCGCCCCTCCTGCACGAGCTCGCGCCCATCGGGGACGACGAGACGCCCCAGGCCATCCTCGCGGGCAGCCACAAGGCCCAGCGCTTCGTGCTCGGCATTCTCGACGGACGCACCGTCCTGGTCGTCACCTCCGGCATCGGCCTGGCCAACGCCGCCTCCGCGACCGCGCGCGCCCTCACCCTTGTCGAGGCGCCCATCGTCATCGCCGCCGGCACCACCGGCGGGCTCGCCCGCGACATCAACGTTGGCGACATCGCCGCCGGCACCCGCGCCATCTACGGGCAGGCGGATGCGACCGCCTTCGGCTACGCCATGGGCCAGGTCCCCCAGATGCCCGTCGACTACACCACCTCCGAAGCCGCCGAAGAGCGCCTTCCCATCCTGCGCGGCCTCATCGAACACCCCGTGCGCCGCGGGCGCATCGTCTCCTCCGACTCCTTCTGCACCGAGGCCAACGTTGGCCCCATGCGCGAGCGCTTCCCCGACGCCATTGGCACCGACATGGAAACCTGCGCAATGGCCCAGGTCTGCTGGTCCTCCGACGTCGACTGGATCTCGTTGCGAGCCGTCTCCGACCTGTGCGGCCCCACCGCCGACCAGGCCTTCCACATGGACGGCGCCCGCGCCGCTGCCCACAGCGCCCAGGCCGTGCGCGCCTACCTGACGCTGCTCTGA
- a CDS encoding endonuclease domain-containing protein produces the protein MDLNEELRKRQGITKLSSLRHADLTPSTLPAGISHYRGWIYDHTRYTLDQVRAFVYNACLSCVSAAKFYDLPVATGELPQRTHLSVRHSRGMHYSKLRRFDDVCVHWEPVLSKEEERTHVASIGTVLERVLVCMPLKVSLPMLDAARNRGLYDVSTLTIPPTGSRLPHLKEALSLSSERARSILETVARLQLIDMGLTPQVGVWIEGVGEVDMIILGFIIIEVDGWAFHSSKEQREKDLKRDRELLRRGYVVLRFTYDDVMNGNFAREVPVSVQALRRLLPDTGMEDTRDAVKNAAFLDILSGYLPSYHPQH, from the coding sequence ATGGATCTCAACGAAGAGCTACGTAAACGACAAGGCATCACCAAACTATCGAGCCTGCGCCACGCAGACCTCACTCCTTCAACGCTGCCAGCTGGCATCAGTCACTACCGCGGTTGGATCTACGACCACACCAGGTACACGTTAGATCAGGTACGCGCTTTCGTATACAACGCTTGCCTCTCGTGTGTGAGTGCAGCGAAGTTCTATGACCTACCAGTCGCCACTGGGGAACTCCCACAGCGCACGCATTTGTCCGTCAGACACAGCCGAGGAATGCACTACTCAAAGCTCCGCCGTTTCGACGATGTGTGCGTCCACTGGGAGCCGGTCCTGAGTAAAGAAGAAGAACGCACACATGTAGCGAGCATCGGGACAGTCTTGGAGCGAGTGCTCGTCTGCATGCCACTCAAGGTCTCGCTGCCCATGCTTGATGCCGCGCGCAATCGCGGCCTCTACGACGTCTCGACGCTCACTATTCCACCAACCGGCAGCCGACTGCCTCACCTCAAAGAAGCTCTCTCCCTATCGTCGGAGCGTGCCCGATCGATCCTCGAAACAGTTGCACGTTTGCAGCTCATTGATATGGGGCTGACACCGCAGGTCGGGGTCTGGATTGAAGGAGTCGGCGAGGTCGACATGATCATTCTCGGCTTCATCATCATCGAGGTGGATGGATGGGCCTTCCACTCATCGAAAGAGCAGCGCGAGAAGGACCTCAAACGCGATCGAGAACTTTTACGGCGCGGATACGTCGTCCTTCGATTCACCTATGACGACGTCATGAATGGCAACTTCGCGCGAGAGGTCCCGGTATCGGTACAGGCCCTCCGTCGCCTCCTACCCGACACTGGAATGGAAGACACGCGCGACGCAGTGAAGAACGCCGCCTTCCTCGACATCCTGAGCGGATACCTGCCTAGTTATCACCCTCAACACTAA
- a CDS encoding class C sortase — MSTQAPDKKKTPLKWRLLTIAPPILLLAGILVLLYPVFATQYNNARQERIASEFSAVAEQAGPDAVAESLRRADEYNLKASESPILDPWLDAQRPGTAQYQDYLSQLNLNDVMATIKIPSIDVNLPIYHGTDTATLDKGIGHLFGTALPVGGESTHTVLTGHTGLGNATMFDQLTSVKMGDYFYIETAGRHLKYQVTDIRVVLPHETESLNKVEGKDLATLITCTPYGVNTHRLLVTGERVPMDEEAVAAEAAQVKGSVMKPWMIAVLASVAVILLVAGILWLRSRKRNDEEPQEIEGAAAAALASAEAGDEAGAESAEAAESAEAAESVADAPDAPAAPDLLTDAEQISEEEINAGRTAALRKMLEERGKQ, encoded by the coding sequence GTGAGCACCCAAGCGCCCGACAAGAAGAAGACACCCCTCAAGTGGCGTCTCCTCACCATCGCGCCCCCGATCCTGCTGCTGGCCGGCATCCTGGTCCTCCTGTACCCCGTCTTCGCGACCCAGTACAACAACGCGCGCCAGGAACGCATCGCCTCTGAATTCAGCGCCGTCGCCGAGCAGGCCGGCCCCGACGCCGTCGCCGAGTCCCTGCGCCGCGCCGACGAATACAACCTCAAGGCCTCCGAGTCGCCGATCCTCGACCCCTGGCTGGACGCCCAGCGCCCCGGCACTGCGCAGTACCAGGACTACCTGAGCCAGCTCAACCTCAACGACGTCATGGCGACCATCAAGATCCCCTCGATCGACGTCAACCTGCCGATCTACCACGGCACCGACACCGCGACGCTCGACAAGGGCATCGGCCACCTCTTCGGCACCGCCCTGCCCGTCGGCGGCGAATCCACGCACACGGTCCTCACCGGCCACACCGGCCTGGGCAACGCCACCATGTTCGACCAGCTGACCAGCGTCAAGATGGGCGACTACTTCTACATCGAGACCGCCGGGCGCCACCTCAAGTACCAGGTCACCGACATCCGCGTCGTCCTGCCCCACGAGACCGAGTCCCTCAACAAGGTCGAAGGCAAGGACCTCGCCACCCTCATCACCTGTACCCCCTACGGAGTCAACACGCACCGCCTCCTCGTGACCGGCGAGCGCGTCCCCATGGACGAGGAGGCCGTGGCCGCCGAAGCCGCGCAGGTCAAGGGCTCCGTCATGAAGCCGTGGATGATCGCCGTCCTCGCGTCCGTCGCCGTCATCCTGCTCGTTGCCGGCATCCTCTGGCTGCGCTCCCGCAAGCGCAACGACGAGGAGCCGCAGGAGATTGAGGGCGCCGCCGCTGCTGCGCTCGCCTCCGCCGAGGCCGGGGACGAGGCCGGGGCTGAGTCCGCCGAGGCCGCTGAGTCCGCCGAGGCCGCTGAGTCCGTCGCCGACGCCCCCGACGCGCCCGCCGCCCCCGACCTGCTGACGGACGCCGAGCAGATCTCCGAGGAGGAGATCAACGCCGGCCGCACCGCCGCCCTGAGGAAGATGCTTGAGGAACGCGGCAAGCAGTAA